In Paenibacillus sp. FSL M7-0420, a single genomic region encodes these proteins:
- a CDS encoding ABC transporter substrate-binding protein yields MKQLVNTFLAILIVAFGLMFLASRLNSAQGYSGGNTLTIYNWGDYIDPDLLKQFQEETGITVIYQTFDSNEAMLTKVEQGGTVFDVVVPSDYAIAKMREEKLLLPLDHSKLPNLANIGSKFMNLSFDPGNKYSVPYFWGTVGIIFNPEMTKGMDFSSWNSLWDKRLNNNIFLVDGAREVMGMALNSLHYSVNDRNEEHLQEALAKLNKLSPNVKAIVGDEIKMLLANEEAAVGIVWSGDASEIMDENDKLDYVVPEEGSNIWFDNMVIPRGAANIEGAHQFINFMLRPDVAAQNTEYVGYSTPNVPGLKLLPEDISGDERFYPPAEITGRLEVYDNLGKRMLAHYNELFLMFKMNKK; encoded by the coding sequence ATGAAGCAGCTTGTGAATACGTTCCTGGCGATTCTGATCGTCGCGTTCGGCCTGATGTTCCTGGCGTCCCGGCTGAACTCGGCCCAGGGCTATAGCGGCGGCAATACGCTGACGATCTATAACTGGGGCGACTATATTGATCCTGACCTGCTCAAGCAATTCCAGGAAGAGACCGGTATTACGGTCATCTATCAGACGTTCGATTCCAATGAAGCGATGCTGACCAAGGTCGAGCAGGGCGGTACGGTCTTCGATGTCGTTGTGCCTTCCGACTACGCCATTGCCAAGATGCGGGAGGAGAAGCTGCTCTTGCCGCTGGATCACAGCAAGCTTCCGAATCTGGCCAACATCGGTTCCAAATTCATGAATCTGTCCTTCGATCCCGGTAACAAGTATTCGGTTCCTTATTTCTGGGGGACGGTGGGAATTATCTTCAATCCCGAGATGACGAAGGGGATGGATTTCAGCAGCTGGAATTCGCTGTGGGACAAGCGGCTGAATAATAATATTTTCCTGGTGGACGGTGCCCGTGAGGTGATGGGCATGGCGCTGAACAGCCTGCACTATTCCGTTAATGACAGGAATGAGGAGCATCTACAGGAGGCGCTGGCCAAGCTGAACAAGCTGTCGCCGAATGTGAAGGCGATCGTCGGCGACGAGATCAAGATGCTGCTGGCGAACGAAGAGGCGGCTGTCGGGATCGTCTGGTCCGGCGACGCTTCCGAGATTATGGATGAGAACGACAAGCTGGATTATGTGGTGCCGGAGGAAGGCTCGAACATCTGGTTCGACAACATGGTCATTCCGCGCGGAGCCGCCAATATCGAAGGGGCGCATCAGTTCATCAACTTCATGCTCCGCCCGGATGTGGCGGCCCAGAATACGGAATACGTCGGCTATTCCACGCCGAACGTTCCCGGCCTGAAGCTGCTGCCGGAGGACATCTCCGGCGACGAGCGCTTCTACCCGCCCGCCGAGATCACCGGCCGGCTGGAGGTCTACGACAACCTCGGCAAGCGGATGCTTGCCCACTATAATGAGCTGTTCCTGATGTTTAAGATGAATAAGAAGTAG
- a CDS encoding ABC transporter permease, with translation MKNRRRVKNKNGIANIYLVLVFLVLYAPIFYLMYYSFNSGGTMHKFEGFTLDYYREVVADTRLMIIVINTLVIALLSSTIATIIAVIGALAIHHVRSRRAKNTLLSLNNVLIVSPDVIIGASFLILFTIVGIKLGFTSVLLSHVAFSIPIAVIMILPHLQEMSPTLTDAARDLGATRRDVLTKVILPIIKPGIFSGFFMALTYSLDDFAVTFFVTGNGYSTLSVEIYSRARQGVSLSINALSTLIFLFTILLVIGYYYLNQRKSRPAVQIAEPVAEAGVPR, from the coding sequence ATGAAGAACAGACGAAGGGTTAAGAACAAGAACGGCATCGCCAATATCTATCTGGTGCTGGTCTTCCTGGTGCTGTACGCGCCGATCTTCTATCTGATGTATTACTCGTTCAACAGCGGTGGCACGATGCACAAGTTCGAGGGCTTCACGCTGGATTATTACCGTGAGGTAGTTGCTGATACCCGGCTGATGATTATTGTGATTAACACACTGGTCATCGCCCTTCTGTCATCGACCATTGCGACGATCATAGCGGTAATCGGTGCGCTGGCGATCCATCATGTCCGCAGCCGCCGGGCCAAAAACACACTGCTCTCGCTGAACAATGTGCTGATTGTCAGCCCGGATGTCATCATCGGAGCCTCCTTCCTGATCCTGTTCACGATTGTCGGGATCAAGCTGGGCTTCACCTCCGTGCTGCTCTCGCATGTGGCGTTCAGCATTCCGATTGCGGTCATTATGATCCTGCCGCATTTGCAGGAGATGAGCCCGACCCTGACGGATGCCGCACGTGATCTCGGGGCCACGCGCCGGGATGTGCTGACGAAGGTGATTCTGCCGATCATCAAGCCGGGAATCTTCAGCGGATTCTTCATGGCTCTGACCTATTCCCTGGATGATTTCGCGGTTACCTTCTTCGTCACAGGCAATGGCTATTCCACCCTGTCGGTGGAGATCTATTCCCGTGCCCGTCAGGGGGTCTCGCTGTCGATTAACGCATTGTCGACGCTGATTTTCCTCTTCACGATTCTGCTGGTCATCGGTTATTACTACCTGAACCAGCGTAAGAGCCGCCCGGCGGTACAGATTGCCGAGCCGGTGGCCGAAGCGGGGGTGCCAAGATGA
- a CDS encoding ABC transporter permease: protein MMTKGKSYYLIPYYLWIALFVIAPVLLVVYYSLFDLEGKLTLNNYVNFFTPVYMRMMLNSFWYAFLITVFSLLVAYPAAYLLTRTKHKQLWLLLIILPTWINLLLKTYAFIGIFGTFGPVNNFFDLMGLGEQQILFTGFSFVFVSVYIFIPFMILPIFSALDEMNLSLVDAARDLGASGWTTFRRVVFPLTISGVRSGCMAVFIPALSLFMITRLIAGNRVITLGTAIEQHFLVTQDWGMGSTVAVFLIAIMALFMILTGGSRKGVRG, encoded by the coding sequence ATGATGACTAAGGGCAAGTCGTATTATCTCATTCCGTACTACCTGTGGATCGCGCTGTTTGTCATTGCACCGGTGCTGCTGGTGGTCTACTATTCCCTGTTCGATCTGGAGGGGAAGCTGACGCTGAATAACTACGTCAATTTCTTCACACCGGTCTATATGAGAATGATGCTGAATTCGTTCTGGTACGCTTTTCTGATCACGGTGTTCTCGCTCCTGGTGGCGTATCCGGCCGCTTATCTGCTGACGCGAACGAAGCACAAGCAACTGTGGCTGCTGCTGATTATTCTGCCGACCTGGATTAACCTGCTGCTGAAGACGTATGCCTTCATCGGGATCTTCGGCACCTTCGGCCCGGTCAATAATTTCTTTGATCTGATGGGGTTGGGTGAGCAGCAGATTCTGTTCACAGGCTTCAGCTTCGTGTTTGTGTCGGTCTATATTTTCATTCCATTCATGATTCTGCCGATCTTCAGTGCCCTGGATGAGATGAATCTGTCGCTGGTCGATGCCGCGCGCGATCTGGGCGCATCGGGATGGACAACGTTCCGGCGGGTGGTTTTTCCGCTGACGATCTCGGGTGTACGCTCCGGCTGTATGGCGGTATTCATTCCGGCGCTGTCGCTGTTCATGATTACGCGTCTGATTGCCGGGAACCGGGTGATTACGCTCGGCACCGCGATTGAGCAGCACTTCCTGGTCACACAGGATTGGGGGATGGGCTCCACCGTTGCGGTGTTCCTGATCGCCATTATGGCGCTGTTCATGATTCTGACCGGCGGCTCGCGGAAGGGGGTGCGCGGATGA
- a CDS encoding ABC transporter ATP-binding protein, giving the protein MLAIATPEGTIISFDQVIKQYDDEEAVLKGVSFEIERGKFYTLLGPSGCGKTTILRLIAGFAEPTEGSIYLNGKIINHIPANERQVNTVFQDYALFPHLNVFENVAFGLRIKKLKKDVIQQKVQEALRFVNLVGYDQRAINEMSGGQRQRVAIARAIVNEPQVLLLDEPLSALDLKLRTEMQYILREMQQRLGITFIFVTHDQEEALAMSDWIFVMNGGKIEQSGTPNDIYDEPINRFVADFIGESNIVPGVMIEDYVVEFNGHRFECVDAGLKPNEAVEVVIRPEDLEIAALEAGKLKVRVDSQLFRGVHYEISCYDGSGHEWLVHSTRKAEVGSEIGLYFDPEAIHVMRFGETEEEFDKRLEAYAEVESHDD; this is encoded by the coding sequence TTGTTAGCTATAGCTACCCCGGAAGGCACTATTATTTCTTTTGACCAGGTGATTAAGCAATACGACGACGAAGAGGCTGTACTCAAAGGCGTGAGCTTCGAAATTGAACGCGGTAAATTCTACACGCTGCTGGGCCCTTCGGGCTGCGGAAAAACGACCATTCTGCGTCTGATCGCCGGCTTCGCGGAGCCGACTGAAGGTTCGATCTATCTGAACGGCAAAATTATCAACCACATTCCCGCCAATGAGCGGCAGGTCAATACGGTGTTTCAGGACTATGCGCTGTTTCCGCACCTGAACGTATTCGAGAATGTGGCGTTTGGACTGCGCATCAAGAAGCTGAAGAAGGATGTTATTCAGCAAAAGGTGCAGGAAGCGCTGCGCTTCGTCAACCTGGTCGGCTATGATCAGCGGGCCATTAATGAAATGTCCGGCGGGCAGAGACAGCGTGTTGCCATTGCACGCGCCATTGTCAACGAGCCGCAGGTCCTGCTGCTGGACGAGCCGCTCTCGGCGCTTGATCTGAAGCTGCGTACGGAGATGCAGTATATTCTGCGGGAGATGCAGCAGCGGCTGGGCATCACCTTCATCTTCGTCACCCATGACCAGGAAGAGGCGCTGGCGATGTCCGACTGGATCTTCGTCATGAACGGCGGCAAGATTGAGCAGAGCGGAACGCCTAATGATATCTACGATGAGCCGATTAACCGGTTCGTGGCTGACTTCATCGGAGAGTCGAACATTGTGCCGGGTGTGATGATTGAGGACTATGTAGTTGAGTTTAACGGTCACCGGTTCGAATGTGTCGATGCCGGTCTGAAGCCGAATGAAGCGGTGGAGGTGGTAATCCGCCCTGAGGACCTGGAGATTGCGGCCCTTGAAGCGGGCAAGCTGAAGGTGCGTGTAGATTCCCAGCTGTTCCGCGGAGTTCACTACGAGATCAGCTGCTATGACGGCTCCGGCCATGAATGGCTCGTCCATTCCACCCGTAAGGCAGAGGTTGGCTCCGAGATCGGGCTGTATTTTGACCCGGAAGCGATTCATGTTATGCGTTTCGGTGAAACGGAGGAAGAGTTCGACAAGCGTCTGGAGGCCTACGCCGAGGTGGAGAGCCATGATGACTAA
- a CDS encoding FUSC family protein encodes MNEGLQERLEKFGLSLYMIRITLAASLSWLTVHTIYGDQYLYFAPLAAILITQSSVKASLEKGFYRMTGVILGGIVSLIVGKFFDVGALSILLMLLIGIGVATACRINIQAVSQVGVTSVLALTFYHDQYIVWRVAETLIGVLIALIINMIIVPPKSFVKVKDLALKGSLTLSDALTGFAASGRDAAQAKAALERSGELLKKSDRLQKEMHYTLSHYQCRKDIGKLTQTTTHLIKVQSYVKAISEEIALLPSHYAAADWMLEVVTATADCIALYGTRTLSDAECNGRSLPESLRRARDVQLAWFSQLQDQCPLAAFRDLGAVFSHLNRILEEIERADYAALSTAPQHVKAQPARAIQFIQKGLFHKL; translated from the coding sequence ATGAACGAGGGCTTACAGGAGCGCCTTGAAAAGTTCGGATTATCCTTATATATGATACGGATTACACTCGCCGCTTCGCTCTCGTGGCTGACGGTGCACACCATTTACGGAGACCAGTACTTGTACTTCGCCCCGCTTGCGGCGATTCTGATTACCCAGAGCAGCGTCAAGGCCTCCCTCGAAAAAGGCTTCTACCGCATGACCGGCGTCATCCTCGGCGGAATCGTCAGCCTGATCGTGGGCAAGTTCTTCGATGTGGGCGCGCTGTCGATCCTGCTGATGCTGCTGATCGGCATTGGGGTGGCTACAGCCTGCCGGATCAATATCCAAGCCGTCTCGCAGGTCGGCGTTACCTCGGTGCTCGCACTTACCTTCTATCATGACCAATATATCGTCTGGAGAGTCGCCGAGACATTGATCGGCGTACTGATTGCCCTGATTATCAATATGATTATCGTGCCGCCCAAGAGCTTCGTCAAGGTCAAGGACCTGGCACTGAAGGGCAGCCTGACCTTATCCGATGCCTTAACCGGATTCGCCGCAAGCGGACGGGATGCCGCACAGGCCAAGGCTGCTCTTGAGCGCTCCGGCGAGCTGCTGAAGAAGAGCGACCGGCTGCAGAAGGAGATGCATTACACGCTGTCTCATTACCAGTGCCGTAAGGACATTGGCAAGCTGACACAGACGACCACCCATCTCATCAAGGTGCAATCCTATGTCAAAGCCATAAGCGAAGAGATCGCTCTGCTGCCGTCCCATTATGCCGCAGCCGACTGGATGCTGGAGGTTGTAACCGCAACGGCAGACTGTATCGCCCTGTACGGCACAAGGACGCTATCGGATGCCGAATGCAACGGACGGTCACTCCCCGAGAGTCTGAGAAGAGCCCGCGATGTGCAGCTCGCCTGGTTCTCGCAGCTGCAGGATCAGTGCCCGCTCGCGGCCTTCCGTGATCTCGGTGCGGTGTTCTCCCACTTGAACCGGATTCTTGAGGAGATCGAACGCGCCGATTACGCAGCTCTTTCCACCGCACCACAGCATGTCAAGGCACAGCCTGCACGCGCCATCCAGTTCATACAAAAAGGACTCTTCCACAAGCTATAA
- the atzF gene encoding allophanate hydrolase: MTATTEWPAKLTAGWLRGQYLNGALTPEEVIREIIRRAARDKDMNIWIEPPAEAQISPFLEALRELNPQEHPLWGIPFAVKDNIDVKGLPTTAACPEFAYQPEADAAVVARLVAAGAIPVGKSNLDQFATGLVGVRSPYGATHNALRPEYISGGSSAGSAVAVARGQAVFSLGTDTAGSGRVPAALNGLVGYKPSLGAWPVRGVVPACASLDCVTVFAHNLEDALTVDRAARGFDAADLWSRSVKRGRAALPGKLLLPEAPLDFYGPHADEYRRAWERAEAAVQKLGLPVERVDCTLFSEAAAILYEGPWVAERWADLAGFVESHREAVLPVTESILSSGAAESHTASSLFQAMHRLQRYKREAELLLRDAVLVLPTCGGTWTREQVAANPVGANSDMGRYTNHCNLLDLSAVAIPAGEAAENLPFGITLFALADSEPLLAGAGKLLAEGDSPGREDGGAAAGDESPSSGMVTLAVCGLHMRGFPLEKQMLEHGARFWQEARTAACYELVKLPTVPAKPGLLRQAAGGSAVELELWQMPVEALGAFATLIPAPLGLGRVALADGREVTGFICEGYAATGAENVTAYGGWRYLPAE; encoded by the coding sequence ATGACAGCAACAACAGAATGGCCCGCGAAGCTGACTGCCGGTTGGCTGCGGGGTCAGTATTTGAACGGCGCACTGACCCCGGAGGAGGTTATCCGGGAGATCATCCGCCGCGCTGCGCGGGACAAGGACATGAACATCTGGATTGAACCGCCCGCCGAGGCGCAGATCAGCCCCTTCCTGGAAGCGCTCCGAGAGCTGAATCCGCAGGAGCATCCCTTGTGGGGCATTCCATTCGCGGTGAAGGATAACATCGATGTGAAGGGGCTGCCCACGACGGCGGCATGTCCTGAATTCGCTTATCAGCCGGAAGCCGACGCAGCGGTTGTGGCGAGATTGGTGGCTGCGGGGGCGATCCCTGTCGGCAAAAGCAATCTGGACCAGTTCGCCACCGGACTCGTCGGTGTGCGCAGCCCTTACGGCGCGACTCATAATGCCCTGCGTCCCGAATACATCAGCGGCGGCTCCAGCGCCGGTTCGGCGGTTGCCGTAGCCCGGGGCCAGGCGGTGTTCAGCCTGGGCACCGATACTGCCGGCTCGGGCCGTGTGCCGGCCGCGCTGAACGGGCTGGTCGGCTACAAGCCCAGCCTGGGCGCCTGGCCGGTGCGCGGTGTAGTACCGGCGTGCGCCAGCCTGGATTGTGTCACCGTATTCGCGCACAATCTGGAGGATGCGCTAACGGTGGACCGCGCAGCACGCGGCTTCGATGCGGCCGATCTGTGGTCGCGTTCCGTGAAGCGGGGCCGAGCCGCTCTGCCGGGGAAGCTGCTGCTGCCGGAAGCGCCGCTGGACTTCTATGGGCCCCATGCGGACGAATACCGCCGGGCCTGGGAACGGGCCGAAGCGGCGGTGCAGAAGCTGGGGCTACCGGTTGAACGGGTGGACTGTACGCTGTTCTCCGAAGCGGCAGCCATCCTGTACGAGGGCCCCTGGGTAGCCGAACGCTGGGCGGATCTGGCCGGATTCGTAGAGAGTCACCGTGAAGCTGTGCTGCCGGTGACGGAGTCGATTCTCTCCTCCGGGGCCGCGGAGAGCCACACTGCTTCGAGCCTGTTCCAGGCCATGCACCGCTTGCAGCGGTATAAGCGGGAAGCGGAGCTGCTGCTGCGGGATGCGGTGCTGGTCCTGCCGACCTGCGGCGGAACCTGGACCCGGGAGCAGGTGGCGGCGAACCCGGTAGGAGCCAACTCCGATATGGGCCGCTACACCAATCACTGCAACCTGCTCGATCTGTCGGCGGTGGCAATTCCCGCCGGGGAAGCGGCGGAGAACCTGCCGTTCGGCATTACGCTGTTCGCTCTGGCGGACAGCGAGCCTCTGCTTGCCGGAGCGGGGAAGCTGCTGGCGGAGGGGGATTCGCCGGGGCGGGAGGATGGCGGCGCTGCTGCCGGTGACGAATCACCATCGTCCGGCATGGTTACTCTGGCGGTCTGCGGGCTGCATATGCGCGGCTTCCCGCTGGAGAAGCAGATGCTGGAGCATGGCGCCCGTTTCTGGCAGGAGGCGCGGACCGCTGCCTGCTATGAGCTGGTCAAGCTCCCTACCGTACCGGCTAAGCCGGGCCTGCTGAGACAGGCGGCAGGGGGAAGTGCTGTCGAGCTGGAGCTGTGGCAGATGCCGGTGGAAGCGCTGGGCGCGTTCGCCACGCTCATCCCGGCTCCGCTGGGCCTGGGACGGGTAGCGCTTGCCGATGGCCGCGAAGTGACGGGCTTCATCTGCGAAGGCTATGCCGCTACCGGTGCCGAGAACGTTACGGCCTACGGGGGCTGGCGGTATCTGCCCGCTGAATAA
- a CDS encoding PucR family transcriptional regulator — protein sequence MGSNVITGLTCSDILLIPDLKEAALLAGAGGLGRYINRVNVMEVPDVIDWVRPGEFLITSGFPFHNRPELIAEIIPQLNQKGVSALGIKTKRYIDEIPPRALELADQLGFPIFELPASTSFSDVVRDIMERVLVQEARELSQLQSRFQKLSKQLLHGDGIEDFLLTLDGMLHNPVVLLDDTDQVFCSPQAEALKLEEQLPAWIQLRQEGSLGITFLTVGERRIRAYVSAVNDKGADQCLLVLLEWNSELSVVDQLTIDRVGVLVGLEMINAGARREVELKYVDQFLQDWISGRIATAEDLKLRGAACGCPLPERPLRAVTAGWLEDKPELKQLQQVVKRVRARADLQHVKLTILEGELVLTVPEQPELPLEETLGRLLAEMNRVFVSGSCAFCIGDLADGPDQVRFSYESSRKIARIRQISGYSGSYVDYRKLGVFRLLYHLPELEEVTEYRDQYIAPLLEYDRKHNASLLQTLQLYFKCNRNVKRTSGELFTHYNTVTYRIDRACELLGLSQDDGDDMLELQLALKLHEMGKGRRSGTDTQRRR from the coding sequence ATGGGCAGCAATGTAATTACCGGTTTGACCTGCAGCGATATTCTGCTGATTCCCGACCTGAAGGAAGCGGCCCTGCTGGCCGGAGCCGGGGGCCTTGGGCGTTATATTAACCGGGTCAATGTAATGGAGGTTCCCGATGTCATTGACTGGGTCCGTCCGGGAGAGTTCCTGATTACCAGCGGCTTCCCTTTTCATAACCGGCCGGAGCTGATCGCGGAGATTATTCCCCAGCTGAACCAGAAGGGGGTGTCCGCGCTCGGGATCAAAACCAAACGTTATATCGATGAGATTCCGCCGAGGGCGCTGGAACTCGCGGATCAGCTGGGCTTCCCGATCTTCGAGCTGCCCGCCTCCACCTCCTTCTCCGATGTGGTCCGCGACATTATGGAGCGGGTGCTGGTGCAGGAGGCGCGGGAGCTCTCGCAGCTGCAGAGCCGCTTCCAGAAGCTGTCGAAGCAGCTTCTCCATGGCGACGGGATTGAGGATTTCCTGCTGACCCTGGACGGCATGCTGCATAATCCGGTCGTCCTGCTGGATGATACCGATCAGGTCTTCTGTTCTCCGCAGGCGGAAGCGCTGAAGCTGGAAGAGCAGCTTCCGGCCTGGATACAGCTTCGCCAGGAAGGCAGTCTCGGCATTACATTCCTCACAGTTGGAGAACGGCGAATCCGTGCCTATGTCTCGGCCGTCAATGACAAGGGGGCAGACCAGTGTCTGCTGGTGCTGCTGGAGTGGAACAGCGAGCTGTCGGTAGTGGATCAGTTAACGATTGACCGGGTCGGTGTGCTGGTAGGCCTGGAGATGATCAACGCCGGGGCCCGCCGGGAAGTGGAACTGAAGTATGTGGACCAGTTCCTGCAGGATTGGATCAGCGGGCGGATTGCTACTGCCGAGGATCTGAAGCTGCGCGGCGCGGCCTGCGGCTGCCCGCTCCCGGAGCGCCCGCTGCGTGCTGTAACCGCCGGATGGCTGGAGGATAAGCCGGAGCTTAAGCAGCTGCAGCAGGTAGTGAAGCGGGTGCGTGCCCGGGCAGACCTTCAGCATGTGAAGCTCACCATCCTTGAAGGGGAACTGGTGCTGACCGTGCCGGAGCAGCCGGAGCTTCCGCTGGAGGAGACGCTGGGGCGTCTGCTGGCCGAGATGAACCGGGTGTTTGTCAGCGGGAGCTGTGCCTTCTGTATTGGCGATCTTGCGGACGGCCCTGATCAGGTGCGGTTCAGCTATGAATCCTCCCGCAAAATCGCCCGCATCCGCCAAATCAGCGGCTACAGCGGGTCTTATGTCGATTACCGGAAGCTGGGTGTCTTCCGGCTGCTGTACCATCTGCCCGAGCTGGAGGAGGTCACCGAGTACAGGGATCAGTATATTGCTCCGCTGCTGGAGTACGACCGCAAGCATAATGCTTCGCTGCTCCAGACGCTCCAGCTGTATTTCAAGTGCAACCGCAACGTCAAGCGGACCTCAGGCGAGCTGTTCACACATTATAATACGGTCACCTACCGGATCGACCGGGCCTGCGAGCTGCTGGGATTAAGCCAGGATGACGGTGACGATATGCTGGAGCTGCAGCTCGCCCTGAAGCTGCATGAGATGGGCAAGGGCCGCAGGTCCGGTACCGATACGCAGAGAAGGAGATGA
- a CDS encoding cupin domain-containing protein, with protein sequence MHTQETKVLAAADMTWELMPNHIELYHREIVSATEADRLGIRMSSILWEKLGIGGQVLPHYHDVVEIIHITVGEVKLLCDGEWYSYRAGDTFHVPAGVVHSVRNTGDSPSEQISIFVPAEAEVPTNSFFGTTLIEDIYSSKL encoded by the coding sequence ATGCATACACAGGAAACGAAAGTGCTGGCAGCAGCAGATATGACATGGGAGCTTATGCCGAATCACATAGAGCTGTATCACCGGGAGATTGTCTCGGCAACCGAGGCGGACCGCCTGGGCATCCGGATGAGCTCGATTCTGTGGGAGAAGCTGGGGATCGGCGGCCAGGTCTTGCCGCACTATCATGATGTAGTCGAAATCATTCATATTACCGTAGGAGAGGTCAAGCTGCTATGTGACGGGGAGTGGTACAGCTACCGGGCCGGAGATACGTTCCATGTGCCTGCGGGCGTAGTCCATTCTGTCAGGAATACAGGGGATTCTCCTTCGGAGCAGATCAGTATTTTTGTACCGGCGGAGGCGGAGGTGCCGACTAACAGCTTCTTCGGCACTACCCTAATCGAGGATATCTATTCTTCCAAGCTATAG
- a CDS encoding ring-opening amidohydrolase — protein MMNCSVIRIPAGAPHDMSGLGAAVEAGLFRPEEVVAVLGKTEGNGCVNDFTRGYAVMALKGFFAEAAKGGAASISYVMSGGTEGVLSPHFTVISRSGQGEPGVAADGLKSLAIGVARTRSFQPGELGRLIQVDEVADAVTRAVKDAGITSPEDVHFVQIKCPLLTAEQIYEAHSRQASLVTEDTYKSMGYSRGASALGAGVALGEVDRAALQEEDICTDWKQFSAVASTSAGSELSCCEVIVFGNSLSADGPYHIDHAVMQDAVDGAALQGLLDRYPGEELVQVLAKAEADPDGIIRGRRHIMLDDSDINHTRHARAVVGGVLAYVGGDPMIYVSGGGEHQGPKGGGPVAAVFRRR, from the coding sequence ATGATGAACTGCTCGGTTATCCGTATCCCTGCGGGTGCGCCGCATGATATGTCGGGCCTTGGCGCAGCGGTGGAAGCGGGGCTGTTCCGGCCGGAGGAAGTGGTCGCGGTGCTGGGGAAGACGGAGGGCAACGGTTGTGTGAATGATTTTACGCGGGGCTATGCTGTGATGGCCTTGAAAGGATTCTTTGCTGAAGCGGCAAAAGGAGGAGCTGCCAGCATCTCTTATGTGATGTCCGGAGGTACGGAAGGGGTGCTCAGCCCGCATTTCACGGTTATCAGCCGCAGCGGACAGGGGGAGCCGGGGGTGGCCGCTGATGGCCTGAAGTCGCTCGCCATTGGTGTGGCAAGAACCCGGAGCTTCCAGCCGGGGGAGCTGGGAAGACTTATTCAGGTGGACGAAGTGGCGGATGCCGTGACCCGCGCGGTTAAGGATGCGGGCATCACCTCACCGGAGGATGTGCATTTTGTACAGATCAAGTGTCCGCTGCTAACCGCTGAACAGATCTATGAGGCACATAGCCGTCAGGCGTCCCTGGTGACAGAGGATACGTACAAATCGATGGGGTATTCCAGAGGCGCTTCTGCACTGGGTGCCGGGGTAGCACTGGGTGAGGTGGATCGTGCGGCTCTACAGGAGGAAGATATCTGCACGGACTGGAAGCAATTCAGCGCGGTAGCCTCCACTTCGGCGGGCAGTGAGCTGTCCTGCTGCGAAGTGATTGTGTTCGGGAACTCGCTGTCTGCGGATGGCCCGTACCACATCGACCATGCCGTGATGCAGGATGCAGTGGATGGCGCTGCGCTGCAGGGCCTGCTGGACCGGTATCCCGGTGAAGAGCTGGTGCAGGTGCTGGCCAAGGCTGAAGCCGATCCCGATGGCATTATCCGCGGACGCCGCCATATCATGCTGGATGACTCGGATATCAATCATACCCGCCATGCGCGGGCTGTAGTCGGCGGTGTGCTGGCCTATGTCGGCGGCGACCCGATGATCTACGTCTCCGGCGGAGGCGAGCATCAGGGGCCGAAGGGCGGAGGGCCGGTGGCGGCTGTGTTCCGCCGCAGGTAG
- a CDS encoding ABC transporter permease, with protein MTVKIKDTLYPVTFALGFLLLWELAVRLLSVPMYLLPAPTQVVSAINSSLWSHTLVTLGEALTGFILANILGLATAVIFVYSKPIEKGMFPLAIALKTTPLVALAPLLVVWLGTGYTSKVIASMLICFFPILVNSVKGLKAIEYEAWELFSTYKGTKSEIFWKLRLPTSLPYIFSALKISTSLAIVGAIVGEFVGANKGLGYVVLVSSYHMDTPVMFSAIIASALCGLLLFWCIGLLEKRVIFWTRSDDL; from the coding sequence ATGACGGTCAAAATCAAAGACACCCTGTACCCGGTCACGTTTGCGCTCGGCTTCCTGCTTCTCTGGGAGCTGGCTGTACGTCTCCTGTCGGTGCCTATGTATCTGCTGCCTGCGCCTACGCAGGTAGTCTCGGCAATTAATAGCTCGCTCTGGTCGCATACGCTGGTTACGCTGGGCGAAGCGCTGACCGGGTTCATTCTCGCCAATATCCTCGGCCTGGCTACCGCAGTGATTTTCGTGTATTCCAAGCCAATTGAGAAGGGGATGTTCCCGCTTGCCATCGCCCTTAAGACTACGCCGCTGGTGGCGCTGGCCCCGCTGCTGGTCGTTTGGCTGGGGACCGGGTATACCTCGAAGGTAATCGCTTCGATGCTGATCTGCTTTTTCCCGATTCTGGTGAATAGTGTTAAGGGTCTTAAGGCGATTGAATACGAAGCCTGGGAGCTGTTCTCGACCTACAAAGGGACGAAGAGTGAAATTTTCTGGAAGCTGCGGCTGCCGACGAGTCTGCCTTATATCTTCTCTGCCCTGAAGATCTCCACCTCGCTCGCCATTGTCGGAGCCATAGTTGGCGAATTCGTCGGAGCGAATAAGGGGCTGGGTTATGTGGTGCTCGTCTCTTCCTATCATATGGATACGCCGGTGATGTTCTCGGCCATTATTGCTTCGGCGCTCTGCGGCCTGCTGCTGTTCTGGTGTATCGGGCTGCTGGAGAAACGGGTTATTTTCTGGACAAGGAGCGATGATCTATGA